TTTCATAACACTAAAACTCCTCGAATGTAGAATTATTTTGCACAATTTCATTTTAGTATAAATTATCCATTTTTAAGATTATGTACTACTAAATTAGGTAATAATTTGAAAAAATACTGAAAATATTGAATTTATAAATTGGAGAACTTGATTTTACGATATGGGTACTATATGAAAAAAATTCTATTTTTATTTTTAGGTTTAAAGATAAATATATAATTTTAATTATAAAATCATAAAAATAAATTGAACTGAGAGGAAATATATGAAAATTATATTAGTTGGAGCAAACCACGCAGGGACATCATTTATTAGAACCCTAAGAACAGTTAATCCAAATGCTGAGATTACTGCATACGACAGAAATACAAACACATCATTCTTAGGTTGTGGTATTGCTGTTTGAGTTGCTGGTGAATTTAGTGAACCAGATGGATTATTCTATTCATCGCCAGAAAGCTTGAGAAATGACTATGGAGTTAATTTAAAAACAAGTCACGAAGTTATCGCTATTGACAAGGATAGAAAAGAAGTTACAGTTCTTGACTTAACAACAAATACTACTTTTACAGATACATACGACAAATTAGTGTTTGCTGGTGGTACTTGACCAATCGAACCTAAAATTAAAGGTATTGAATACAATAATATTGTTTTATCAAAACTATATCAACACGCACAAAAATTAATTGAATATGCTAACGATGATTCAATTAAAGATGTAACTATTGTTGGTGCTGGATATATTGGTGTTGAATTGGTAGAAGCTTTCCACATTAAAGGTAAAAAAGTTACTTTAATCGATGTTAACACCAGAGTTACCGGAAACTACTTTGGCGAAGAATTTACTTCAATTATGGAGCAAAACATGGCCAAAGAAGGCGTTAAACTTGCATTAGGCGAAAAAGTAGTTGAATTCAAGTCTAAAAACGGAAAAGATGTTTCATCAGTCGTAACCGATAAAGGTGAATACAAAGCTGATTTAGTGGTAATGTGTGTTGGTTTCAAACCAAGAACTGATTTCGTTAATTTAGAAAAACTACCTAATGGCGCAATTGTGGTTGATGAATTCCAAAGATCAGTATCAGATGAAAATATTTATGCAATTGGTGACTCATGTGCACTAAAACACGTTGTTACTGGTGATAACAAACACGTTGCCCTAGCGACAAATGCTGTTAAGTCTGGATTAGTTGCCGCTCTACACATGGCGGGCGTAAATGTACCTTTCCCAGGTGTTGCTGGAACAAATGCTATAAATGTGTTTGGTTGCCATTATGCAGGAACAGGTTTTACAGTTG
The Mycoplasmopsis californica genome window above contains:
- a CDS encoding FAD-dependent oxidoreductase — its product is MKIILVGANHAGTSFIRTLRTVNPNAEITAYDRNTNTSFLGCGIAVWVAGEFSEPDGLFYSSPESLRNDYGVNLKTSHEVIAIDKDRKEVTVLDLTTNTTFTDTYDKLVFAGGTWPIEPKIKGIEYNNIVLSKLYQHAQKLIEYANDDSIKDVTIVGAGYIGVELVEAFHIKGKKVTLIDVNTRVTGNYFGEEFTSIMEQNMAKEGVKLALGEKVVEFKSKNGKDVSSVVTDKGEYKADLVVMCVGFKPRTDFVNLEKLPNGAIVVDEFQRSVSDENIYAIGDSCALKHVVTGDNKHVALATNAVKSGLVAALHMAGVNVPFPGVAGTNAINVFGCHYAGTGFTVEGAKAAGFENAAAIYWEDMDRPEFMQHAEKVGCTIVYDTKTTKLLGVQLGSWGETLHAETIYMFALAIQKGLTLPEIALTDVFFLPHFNKPFNFFLVPMLKALGINYKK